The following DNA comes from Mya arenaria isolate MELC-2E11 chromosome 11, ASM2691426v1.
ATCTGttttttatatctgttttatgtTCCAATGAAATTAATCATTTCAAGTTAGCATATCAGAGTCTTCTTCAGTCGGCAAATTCTGGTAAACATTCTTCTAATTGGTACTATTTAGGTACCGACAACTATATCTTACGGAACCCATGAAGTGAGTTCAACACATACTTACATTCGTTTTTTGTATTCCGTTATTACGCAACAATGGATTGTTGTACCATAATAATGTTTCATTCTAACGGAAGACTTAACTTCGTTCACATCTTTGTGAAAATATATCAGAAGCGCGAAAAACAATATTTCgttatcaaaatgtaaagatatttatttttattatatatagtaaccaaaaactctttttttaagtctcctatcaattttattatttcataaatgtaaTTTACAGAATCAAGTTAATTATGCAATCCATAATTTGATATGTTTGGGAAATACATTGTGTTTTACATCGCTTTATTCAACAAAGACTAACAACTTCTTAATcaaaattgtatcaaataaccGTAATTCGGTAACAACAAAGTAACGTAATTATAAGAAAGAGTTCGAGTTTATCGGATTTCAATATAAGAATAACGATTTTGTTTTAGAACTCCGGATGGAATAAGGCAAAATGTGAAGATTTCTTCTAAAAATGAGTATGGAAATATATAGAGTAATGTATATAAAGTGTTGAATATTcaaagttgtatttattttttccgtAATCAATAATTGTTAGGGAAAGCAAAAACATGGTTTTCGCGAATACATTAAAGCCGGGGAAAAGGTCTAAACAGATATAAGCAGAGGAATTAATACTATTTCTGTGTACATGTACTATCACAGATagatcttaaaataaaaatggtgcCGTCCTAGGAAACTATGAATGTAAACGGCCATTCGTGTAAACTGTGGTAACAAAAACAAGACATGATGATACAGTGCCTTGCTTCACTGGCCAAACACGTGTCAagcttgtttacattttgtacgTGTTAATACGCTTGCATGCAGGTGCCGGTGTTTTGGTTCATTGACCAAACATGTGTCAAGCTTGTTTGTGTTCTGTGTTAGTATACTTTTATGCAGGTGCGAGTGCTTTCGTTCATTTGCCAGACATGTGTCAAGCTTGTTTGTGTTCTGTGTTAGTATGCTTTCATGCAGGTGCGAGTGCTTTGGTTCATTTGCCAGACATGTGTCAagcttgtttgtgttttgtgcTAGTACGCTTGCATGCATGTGTCGTTGCTTTGTCTCACTGGCCAGACATTTGTCAAGCTTGTTTGAGTTTTGTGCTAGTACGCTTGCATGCAGGTGTCGTTGCTTTGTCTCACTGACCAGACATGTGTCAagcttgtttgtgttttgtgcTAGTACGCTTGCATGCAAGTGTCGTTGCTTTGTCTCACTGACCAAACATGTGTCAagcttgtttgtgttttgtgcTAGTACGCTTGCATGCAGGTGTCGTTGCTTTGTCTCGCTGGCCAGACATGTGTCAAGCTTGTATGTGTTCTTTACTAGAACGCTTGCCTGCAGGTGCCGGTTCTAGACATGTATCAATCTTGTGTTAAAACATTTGCATGCAGGTGCCGGCGTTTTAGTTTATTTGAAAGGTGTTTGTATAGCTGGTATGAGTTCCGTTTGTGTTCAAAGAATTTGATGTTGTAGCAAATTCTTTTTTCTGCTCTTTTAAAATAAGTGTCAAGTCACGTTTTCCACGTGTAAATATGCCAATTTCATGTAATTATGGCGCAACTTGTATTATACTGATATCTGTTACTTGTTTTTACTTGATATTAAGTTGCTGTCTGCatggtaatttatttttagatatacCTTTATAAGACATTTCATTATGCTTTTAATAAAACGTTTAGCTGATGTTTCTTTTCTTGAACATAATACACGATAAGTCGCTGTACCTTTTTGGGTATTAAACGTTATAACCGTTATAATATACACCTGGGGCCGGTTGCTCAAAACCTCTGTTAAATATAACGCTACGTTACCTTAATAGTCCGTTAAATCCTTAACGGAGCGTAACATAACGCTCCGTTATAATCCTGTTGCTTAAAGAGACTTAACGCTGCCGTTAAATTACGTCAGCGTTAAGTCCATAACGCCAGTGTTAAATCCTTAACAGGCTGTTAAATTTCTACTTCCTGTCCCATAATGCATCATTCTCCTTCCAAGATGGCTGACTTGTCTTCtgcaaaaaaaagagaaaaacaaactttaataaaaatgaagttttgttGTTAGAGGAACTTATGAGTGTAGAAGAAACTAAAGAGCTACTTAGCTCTAGCTTCAGTAACAAGGTTACAAAtcagaaaaaagaagaagaatggCACCGAATTGCTGGAATAATATCCTCTTTGGGCTTTGCCATAAGATCTGCAGAAGAAGTATCAAACAAATGGCAGAATATAAGAAGAATTGCAAAGGAAGAGGTGACAAGGcgaaaatatttgtataattcttAGATATATAGAAtactgcaaaataataaataataccaaatgtcatctttaaaaaaataagatattgtgatgttgataatttcactggtttgttatgttgttttcatttgaagatTTTCACAGCACACAAAATCATTAGAGACGATTAGTACGTTTAGTGATGCGACAGGGAATAAAAACATGCGACCCCTTGATTGAAAGTGAagtgtttaaaattaacaactAGACCACGGTTCAGCTACGAATTTGATCTGATGAcatcatattttgtatatgcTACTTACCCACTATCTCCAAGAAGCACCCCATCTTCCAGACATTGATTGTCTCGTTGTAGCCTGTTGCACAGCCCTGATGTCCTGAACACGTGTGCATCATGGCACGAGCCCGGCCAACTGGCGTTGACACTTGTGAACAATCCTGggaaaataatgatttagttATTTACCAATTAACAGCACGTTCAGTCTTACAATTTTATGACATGATTATAAACAACATTCGCATTTTTTATcatcaattcaattcaaacatttattgcatgaaggcctccagcccatatCATCAGGGACAATTCCTAAATGTTCTTTAATGTACAATCacaaatgtaaagtttatttgtGTCGATGTCGGGGGAGAGAGGGAGCACTAAGAGCTGTATGTCCCAACTAAAACCCCTCAATCATCAGATCCTGGAGCCATCCCTGCGTATGGTTAGGTTAGAGTGGTAAAAtgtattaagttaaatgaaaaacatttaggGGACCAATTGTAAAACTTTCTATGATAATTGTCACATTCTGACCAAACCGAATATGCCCATTATTGATCGATAATCGGGGTGAATTTCAGATTTTATGACCGTTTCGGTCTAAGACGAGTTGacaaaaattatttgataaagcGTTTACAAGAAAAGGATCTTTAGAATGTTTATGGTgaaatttcaatcattttttacctTCATGATCGCAAACTGCATGCATGTTGATACTATGATAGCCTTTTCGGTTGACATAAGCTGGCTCATCAACAGAAGGGGCCTGGATACGGATGTGTGTCCCGTCAACGCACCCCACTACGTGAGGGAAGCCTGCCGATGTGAAAAATCCGCTCTTCACTCTATTCTTCTCTTCGTCGGAATGCCATACAATGAATCGTTTCATGCTTTTGCAAATAATCTCTGTCACGTGGGTTACCACACGAGAAACTGTTGATTTGTGGTAACCCATGCTGTCTACTACAACATTGAAAAACGCCCCTGTGGCGAGGAACCGAAGGGTTATAAGAACCATCTGTCGCACACTGAGGGCCCTGTTCCGGTGAGTTTCTCTTTTTATGTCATCATTCAAGATATCCTTCAAAAATGCTACGACATCATTTGTGAAACGATACCTCTCGTGCATTTCCCCATCATCAAGATGCTGAACATGAGGAGTATGTCTATACTGGCGCTGTTTCCttacatttggtaaaaatataccTGCCATGATAAATCTGCCGTTAACTTTAATCGAGGTTCTTATCTCAATTAACTTTAACGGTCAGTTTCACCGTTAACTCCATCgttaaaacttaatatttctTTGAGCAACAGAAAATTAACGCCATGTTGAAATTTAACGGACCGTTAGCTGTTTAACGGTCCGTTAAGCCTAACGGAGGTTTTGAGCAACCGGCCCCagatatgcaatatatataattgaatgtTGCGCTTATATCTACCTTTCTTTACCGAGAGCTAGATAAGAATAATGCAATTGTTGTTTTCATGAGATATTTTCCCATGTTAGTATACCATGTAATAAgttcaataaaaatatgaagGTTACCGCTAGTTTTGAATTCATATTGGAAAAACTTGCAGATCTAAAGCAATTTTCACATTCAGTTTTTAATATTCCCACTCGTTTAAGCATTACcccagacaaaaaaaatcaatagctAAATTTTTGTACGGAAAGTTAACATTAGCCACTTTGGAACAGCTGTGCACGATGATAACTATTGTAAAAAGAactaattattttcttttttcacttTGCAATCATCCTACATCTAAATGTTTCTACATTTCTATGCAAAGCAAACGCAATTTATCTTACAATTCAGTACATAAGGATGtaagaaagatttttttttacaagattTATACTGGCAGCCATCCGCAGGAACCAATTTTACCAACCAATAAAAACGTTAAGGTCAAACATCGAACAATCCATGTgtctatattttttaataatgtgcTCGCCAATGCTGTTTCCTTTGAAGAACTTATATTCTGTTTAGTTTATGAAAATCACACGGTTCGGAACTGATATGTATCCATCCTTAGACGGCGAGAAAATTACGAGGTGAATAAAACTATATTCACCAATTTGACATTCTCTATTACTCAGCTGTTGGCTTTAAATTgcgtttgtttaaattaataattttcgGAGTAAAGAGTAAAAGTAAGATTTACTACATAGCTTTAACATTCTAAACCATCTCTTCTTTGTTGACCACGTTACAAGTATAGGttagaatttattaaataattccTTCGTGAATAAGTTACCGAAGGGAGCGGAGCAAATCGAACAACAGCaacgttttgaatttttaattgtgaactattttatgatgtcctcatatatttgaataaatcaaaCACAGCTAAAtgagttgtctcaaatcttgttataaagacattggacattgaacattaaAAAACGGAATGTTTTGCTGGCTCGACTTTGTTCTTGGACATTCAAAAAACGAGTGGTGCCAGCAAATGTCAAATGTAGAGCCAGCAAgaaatttgttattgaatgcccaatgtctaatgtcgtgccaTCATTCATTTTTCATGACCTATGGCGTGCCAGCAAGACTTTCACCTTCGCATATCTAAT
Coding sequences within:
- the LOC128208504 gene encoding putative nuclease HARBI1, coding for MAGIFLPNVRKQRQYRHTPHVQHLDDGEMHERYRFTNDVVAFLKDILNDDIKRETHRNRALSVRQMVLITLRFLATGAFFNVVVDSMGYHKSTVSRVVTHVTEIICKSMKRFIVWHSDEEKNRVKSGFFTSAGFPHVVGCVDGTHIRIQAPSVDEPAYVNRKGYHSINMHAVCDHEGLFTSVNASWPGSCHDAHVFRTSGLCNRLQRDNQCLEDGVLLGDKDKSAILEGE